In the genome of Thunnus maccoyii chromosome 15, fThuMac1.1, whole genome shotgun sequence, one region contains:
- the trappc3 gene encoding trafficking protein particle complex subunit 3 — MSRQSNRTTDSKKMNSELFTLTYGALVTQLCKDYENDEEVNKQLDKMGYNIGVRLIEDFLARSSIGRCQDFRETADVIAKVAFKMYLGVTPSVTNWSPAGDEFSLILENNPLVDFVELPDNHSTLIYSNLLCGVLRGALEMVQMAVDVRFVQDTLRGDNVTEIRMKFIKRIEENLPAGDE; from the exons ATGTCCAGGCAATCCAACCGAACAACAGACAGCAAGAAGATG AACTCTGAGCTGTTCACGCTGACTTATGGAGCTCTGGTCACCCAGCTTTGCAAAGATTATGAGAATGACGAGGAAGTCAATAAACAATTGGACAAGAT gGGTTATAACATCGGAGTGCGTTTGATCGAGGACTTTCTGGCACGCTCCAGCATCGGCAGGTGTCAGGATTTCCGAGAAACAGCCGATGTCATTGCTAAG GTTGCGTTTAAGATGTACCTGGGAGTCACCCCCAGTGTGACCAACTGGAGCCCAGCGGGAGATGAATTCTCCCTCATCCTAGAGAACAACCCGCTGGTTGACTTTGTGGAGCTGCCCGATAACCACAGCACACTGATCTACTCCAACCTGCTGTGTGGGGTCCTCAGAGGAGCCCTGGAGATG GTCCAGATGGCGGTGGATGTGAGATTTGTCCAAGACACTCTGAGAGGGGACAACGTGACAGAAATCCGCATGAAGTTCATCAAGAGGATTGAAGAAAACCTCCCAGCAGGAGATGAGTGA